A window of bacterium genomic DNA:
CGAATTTTCTTCGCTGAATGAATTACCCAAAGGTTTGACTATCAAAAGTCTGGCAACTGCGGTGAATGAAAATTCAGATCTCGTTTTCAAACATCTGACGCAATATGCGGGCGTTGAAAAAAATATTTTCACGGCACTGAGTTCGGCGTTTCTGATGGACGGAGCTTTCATAGCCATTGCTGAGAACACCGTGGTCGAAAAGCCTATTCACCTGTTGTTCGTTGCAATATCGGATAAACAACCGACTTTGATTCAGCCATGGAACATGATTATCGCCGGCAAACATTCGCAAGCAACGATCATCGAAAGTTATACTAGCACAGGCCAAGGTACTTATTTTACCAACGCCATTACGGAAGTATACACCGATGAAAATTCCGTGCTCGAGCATCACAAAATTCAGCTCGAGAGCTTGAATGCTTTTCACATCGGCAATATGCACATTCATCAGCAACGCTCCAGTAATTTTGCCTCGAATCTCTTTTCGTTTGGCGCAGCGTTGGCGCGCAATGAAGCCGCGACTGAACTGGACGGCGAGGACATTGAAAGCCGTTTAAATGGCGTATACGTTGCACGCGATCAGCAGCATGTTGATAACCGCACGTTTATTGACCATGCCAAACCGCATTGCCATAGCTTCGAAGTCTATAAAGGAATTTTAGACGATCAGTCAACCGCTGTATTCAACGGAAAAATTCTTGTTCGTCAGGATGCACAAAAAACGGACGCCAAACAATCAAATCATGCGCTCTTATTATCGAAAGATGCAACGATTAACACCAAACCGCAGTTAGAAATATTTGCGGATGACGTCAAATGTACTCACGGCGCCACAGTCGGACAAATCGACTCAGAAATGCTGTTTTATCTTCGTGCGCGCGGATTGGATAAACACGAAGCAGAAAGCCTTCTAACTCAGGCATTTGCTGGAAGTGTGGTTGAACAGGTGCGTTACGAACCGTTGCGTGATGAATTGAATCGTATTTTGTTATCACGATTGAAAAAATAAATTACCTGCAATGCGCTGCAAAGTGCATTACGAGATTTGAAAAAACAAAAAGATATTTCATGAGCGTTGCCTCTGTTTTACGTACCGAAACTGCTTTTGACGTACAAAAAATCCGGGAAGATTTTCCGATACTCAAACAACAAGTTCATGGCAAACCGTTGGTTTATCTCGATAATGCGGCAACCAGCCAGAAGCCGCAGGTAGTGATCGATGCCATTACGCGGTATTATACCTTCGAAAACTCCAATATTCACCGTGGCGTTCATTATCTGAGTTCACAAGCTACTATAGCCTATGAGAACACACGAACGATTTTGAAAAATTTCCTCAATGCCGCTTCCGAAAAAGAAATTTTATTTGTAAG
This region includes:
- the sufD gene encoding Fe-S cluster assembly protein SufD, yielding MKQDDKKNWYRSRYDAFEKSMNGRVAAPSVEIHKLGLAHFNEYDFPTTKHEDWKYTSVEPILQHQFEPELVYPKGKLSQKLFSSLPLNSLSAHRIVLVNGHFSSEFSSLNELPKGLTIKSLATAVNENSDLVFKHLTQYAGVEKNIFTALSSAFLMDGAFIAIAENTVVEKPIHLLFVAISDKQPTLIQPWNMIIAGKHSQATIIESYTSTGQGTYFTNAITEVYTDENSVLEHHKIQLESLNAFHIGNMHIHQQRSSNFASNLFSFGAALARNEAATELDGEDIESRLNGVYVARDQQHVDNRTFIDHAKPHCHSFEVYKGILDDQSTAVFNGKILVRQDAQKTDAKQSNHALLLSKDATINTKPQLEIFADDVKCTHGATVGQIDSEMLFYLRARGLDKHEAESLLTQAFAGSVVEQVRYEPLRDELNRILLSRLKK